TGAGCCATGAGGAAAAACGTCAACAATACGCTCTGGATCTTGCTTGCTGGAAGTATTGTCTCGGAAACGGGAATGTGGATCGGCTTCGTCGGAACACTCCAATTCCTACAACAGGTTCTTTCTTCAACGTTCAACCAAGCCCTTTTCCTAATTGTGCCATCTCTTCTCGGTCTGGCGATTGGGCCAATTGCAGGACGGGTCGTCGATCAGCACGCTAAACAGCTCATCCTGAAGGTGAGTAGTGCCTTGAGGATCCTAGCACCGGCATTGATGCTACTAGCAATAGAACAACGGTCTATCGTATTCGCCGTCATCAGTACCCTCATCGGAGGACTAGTCACGTCTTTCTACTACCCAGCCTTGCGTGCCACATTCCCACTAGTCGCGTCAGGGCAAGCTCTAGCTATGGCGAACATGTGGAACTTCAACCTGATCACGCTCGCCAGGATCATCGGCACTACATTCGGCGGTCTACTCATAGTCAACGATAATTTGGAAGTGTCCTACCAGCTGGCTATGCTTTCCTACGTTGTCATCGCGCTCCAGACTTGGCTGATCCGTATAGATGAAGATGCCACGAGCAACCGGCACAATCAGGTGGACTCCCGAAAAATGGCGTTTACCGAGGTTCTGCGCCTGATTGGGAATAGTAGGGAATTAGTCTTCGCGCTGACAATAAACCTTATTCCATATATCTTTATTGCCGGATTTAACATCTTCGTTATTGGCATCAGTACCCTGCAGCAAAACGTCGGGATCAAGGGCGCCCTCTACACTGTTGAAGGGGTCGGTATCCTGATATCAAGCCTCTTCTACAGAAGGATGATAAAGAAATTCGACGTGAAGAATATCATCCTAGCAACTGCTTTCCTCATCTGCGCGGCGGAACTATTCCTGCTTGGTGCCGGGAACAAGTGGCTCTCAATTCTGGGATTCGCCATCTTCGGGATCTCAGGTGGGTTCTTCATTCCTACCCTTCAGACCTTTTTACAGAACTCAGTCGAAAACACCTACCACGGCCGCCTCTTCTCGCTCAAACGGATGCTCGAAACGGGCATAACCCTCGTCACCCTTCCATTCTATGGAATTGTGATCGATAGACTTGGTATCACATCGCTGATGGCAATCATCTTAACTCTCTCTACAGCAATCTACCTTTTTGCTATTGCACAGCTAGTCGGGATGAATTCGCGTTTAGCTGGAGAGAGACGTTAATCGCTGTGCAATGGAGGAGACTATATGACAGACACATTAAGTCTATCGACCTTGACTGGCTGGAAAAAAGTAAAAGACACCCTTGAAGATTACAATTACCGGTTGCTCAGCTTTGAGGAACGTGGTACGCAATATCCCAGCTTCTTCCTTGCTTTTGACCTGCTGGATCCGTCACAGCATTTGAAAGTGCGGGGCGCGCTAACACGTGGACTTTCAGGGCCACGCCTGACACGCCTAGAGCAAGAACTCTGCCACAAATACGAGGGCAGGAAAGCCAACAATGGACCGGAAAAAGTTGACGTGATTGCGCTGATCAGGGACATTGTTTTCGACTGCGTCGGAATCCCGAAGGAAGAGGCGCTCGAGATCCTTGCAACATACACCGTCAGCCAGCGTTACCTGAAACACGAGGGGGAACAATCGCCAGAAGGGCGTTATGCTTTGCAACTCGCACTCGAACGCATAGGTGAGGCGCTCGGTGACAGGCCACGGCTTTCCTCTTCGTTTGTCAGGTTCCTCGACGAGGATGCGACCTACACCGAAGAGCAAAAACTATACCTAGTCGTTCCATTCTTTGACATGCTCGTCGCAGAAAAAACCTTCGAACTTCCGATTGCCCTCGCTAAGGCCCTTTCTGAATGCCCAGGGCAGACTCCTATTGTATCCAGCGAATTTGCGATAACCAG
The sequence above is drawn from the Deinococcus radiodurans R1 = ATCC 13939 = DSM 20539 genome and encodes:
- a CDS encoding MFS transporter — its product is MRKNVNNTLWILLAGSIVSETGMWIGFVGTLQFLQQVLSSTFNQALFLIVPSLLGLAIGPIAGRVVDQHAKQLILKVSSALRILAPALMLLAIEQRSIVFAVISTLIGGLVTSFYYPALRATFPLVASGQALAMANMWNFNLITLARIIGTTFGGLLIVNDNLEVSYQLAMLSYVVIALQTWLIRIDEDATSNRHNQVDSRKMAFTEVLRLIGNSRELVFALTINLIPYIFIAGFNIFVIGISTLQQNVGIKGALYTVEGVGILISSLFYRRMIKKFDVKNIILATAFLICAAELFLLGAGNKWLSILGFAIFGISGGFFIPTLQTFLQNSVENTYHGRLFSLKRMLETGITLVTLPFYGIVIDRLGITSLMAIILTLSTAIYLFAIAQLVGMNSRLAGERR